One Scophthalmus maximus strain ysfricsl-2021 chromosome 1, ASM2237912v1, whole genome shotgun sequence genomic region harbors:
- the fkbp14 gene encoding peptidyl-prolyl cis-trans isomerase FKBP14 isoform X2 codes for MALREQEVNIEVIHKPLMCYRKTKYGDMLLVHYKGFLESNGTMFHSSREEGDRNPVWFTLGIREVIKGWDKGLQSMCTGERRKLTVPPSLAYGKEGKGKIPSGSTLIFDIELMEIRNGPRSHDSFREMDLDDDWKLSRKEVKEYLKKEFEKHGYSPNDTHHEVMVDDIFKNEDEDKDGFISAREFTYQHDEL; via the exons ATGGCGCTTCGAGAACAAG AAGTGAACATcgaagttattcacaaaccctTAATGTGTTACCGCAAGACGAAATATGGAGACATGCTACTCGTGCATTACAAGGGATTCTTGGAGAGCAATGGCACCATGTTTCATTCCAG CCGAGAAGAAGGAGATAGAAATCCAGTGTGGTTCACTCTCGGGATCCGAGAGGTGATAAAGGGCTGGGACAAGGGTCTGCAGAGCATGTGCACAGGGGAGCGCAGGAAGCTGaccgtccctccatccctggCATATGGCAAGGAGGGAAAAG gcAAGATCCCTTCAGGCAGCACTCTAATTTTTGACATTGAGCTCATGGAGATTCGAAACGGTCCGAGGTCCCATGACTCTTTTCGGGAGATGGATCTCGATGATGACTGGAAGCTCTCTCGAAAGGAG GTGAAGGAGTACCTGAAGAAGGAATTTGAGAAACATGGCTACTCGCCTAATGACACACATCATGAAGTGATGGTAGATGACATCTTCAAaaatgaggatgaggataaAGATGGTTTTATATCTGCGAGGGAATTCACCTACCAACACGATGAGCTCTGA
- the fkbp14 gene encoding peptidyl-prolyl cis-trans isomerase FKBP14 isoform X1 encodes MKMIIFSIFSILPTLLVMVTGGKLPEPEVNIEVIHKPLMCYRKTKYGDMLLVHYKGFLESNGTMFHSSREEGDRNPVWFTLGIREVIKGWDKGLQSMCTGERRKLTVPPSLAYGKEGKGKIPSGSTLIFDIELMEIRNGPRSHDSFREMDLDDDWKLSRKEVKEYLKKEFEKHGYSPNDTHHEVMVDDIFKNEDEDKDGFISAREFTYQHDEL; translated from the exons atgaaaatgatcattttttctATCTTCTCGATATTGCCCACGTTGCTTGTGATGGTCACCGGGGGGAAACTGCCCGAGCCAGAAGTGAACATcgaagttattcacaaaccctTAATGTGTTACCGCAAGACGAAATATGGAGACATGCTACTCGTGCATTACAAGGGATTCTTGGAGAGCAATGGCACCATGTTTCATTCCAG CCGAGAAGAAGGAGATAGAAATCCAGTGTGGTTCACTCTCGGGATCCGAGAGGTGATAAAGGGCTGGGACAAGGGTCTGCAGAGCATGTGCACAGGGGAGCGCAGGAAGCTGaccgtccctccatccctggCATATGGCAAGGAGGGAAAAG gcAAGATCCCTTCAGGCAGCACTCTAATTTTTGACATTGAGCTCATGGAGATTCGAAACGGTCCGAGGTCCCATGACTCTTTTCGGGAGATGGATCTCGATGATGACTGGAAGCTCTCTCGAAAGGAG GTGAAGGAGTACCTGAAGAAGGAATTTGAGAAACATGGCTACTCGCCTAATGACACACATCATGAAGTGATGGTAGATGACATCTTCAAaaatgaggatgaggataaAGATGGTTTTATATCTGCGAGGGAATTCACCTACCAACACGATGAGCTCTGA